Part of the Bacteroidota bacterium genome is shown below.
AAAATAACTATATAACTACATGAAATATGATATTATAATAATAGGCGGGGGAATAGTTGGATTGGCCACAGGATATCATATTATAAAAAAGAATCCTAGATTAAAAATCGCCATATTAGAAAAAGAGCATGAAGTAGCTTGCCACCAAACGGGGCATAATAGTGGAGTAATACATAGTGGAATCTATTACAAACATGGAAGTAGTAAAGCCATCAATTGTTTGCGAGGTTATGACATGCTTATCGAGTTTGCAAAGCAGTATGATATACCTTATGAACTCTGCGGAAAAATTATCGTAGCCACCAATGAAAAGGAATTACCTGCATTGGAAAATATATATAATAGAGGTATTGAAAATGGATTGAACGGACTGCTCAAAATTACCGAAGAGGAAATTAAGAAATACGAACCCCATTGTGCAGGAATAGCTGGTATTGTAGTACCTCAGACAGGTATCATCAATTACAAAACTGTATCATTGAAGTATGCCGAACTGTATGTAGAGTTGGGCGGTGAAATACATTATAACGAAAAAGTAATTGATATTATAGAGAAAGATTATAATATTATACAAACAGAGAAAAAGGAATTCGAAACAAAATATATAATAAATTGTGCAGGGATTTTTAGCGACCAAATAGCTGCATTAAGTGAAGTGAAATTAGATGTTCGTATCATACCTTTTCGTGGAGAGTATTATATACTTTCTCCTGAAAGGCAATACTTGGTGAAGAATTTAATATATCCTGTTCCCGATCCCAACTTCCCATTTTTAGGAGTTCATTTCACCCGTATGATTGGCGGCGGTATTGAGGCTGGACCCAATGCAGTATTTGCATTTGGAAAAGAAGCTTATAAAAAAACAGATTTTAATTTGAGCGAATTATGGCATTCACTATCATGGCCAGGCTTTAGAAAAGTAGCGATGAAATATTGGAAAACTGGACTTGGAGAATTTTATCGTTCTTTTTCAAAATCTGCATTTACAAAAGCTTTGCAAAGATTAATTCCTGAAGTGCAAAAAGATGATTTGATTCCCGGAGGTTCAGGAATTCGTGC
Proteins encoded:
- the lhgO gene encoding L-2-hydroxyglutarate oxidase; the encoded protein is MKYDIIIIGGGIVGLATGYHIIKKNPRLKIAILEKEHEVACHQTGHNSGVIHSGIYYKHGSSKAINCLRGYDMLIEFAKQYDIPYELCGKIIVATNEKELPALENIYNRGIENGLNGLLKITEEEIKKYEPHCAGIAGIVVPQTGIINYKTVSLKYAELYVELGGEIHYNEKVIDIIEKDYNIIQTEKKEFETKYIINCAGIFSDQIAALSEVKLDVRIIPFRGEYYILSPERQYLVKNLIYPVPDPNFPFLGVHFTRMIGGGIEAGPNAVFAFGKEAYKKTDFNLSELWHSLSWPGFRKVAMKYWKTGLGEFYRSFSKSAFTKALQRLIPEVQKDDLIPGGSGIRAQACSRDGQLLDDFSIVDKGTIIHVLNAPSPAATSSLSIGLTIAEMVGERAVAAVK